A stretch of Helicobacter pylori DNA encodes these proteins:
- the trpD gene encoding anthranilate phosphoribosyltransferase — MKEILNALYHQKDLNDEEVKKLFTLIIHEKVSPAQLGAILCALKIKGESFKEISVAATTLLEHAPKPFNSGLDLIDNCGTGGDGLKTINISTIAALIASSMGLSMAKHGSRSVSSHSGSADLLENLGVNIEMNPTQLENCFKQTHFGFLFAPLYHQSFKKSAPLRKELFTKTIFNCLGPLINPLRPKIQLLGVYDKSLCKTMALALKALGVKRAMVVNGGGTDEIVLHDITHACELKNNEILEYDLSAKDFDLPPYDLKELQIENAKESVQACLDILENKGKDSHTMVVVANVTSLLYLSHRAKDLKEGVGMTLEHLKTKAPYAHLQKIIRLSHA, encoded by the coding sequence ATGAAAGAGATTTTAAACGCTCTTTATCATCAAAAAGACTTGAACGATGAAGAAGTCAAAAAGTTATTCACCCTTATTATCCACGAAAAAGTAAGCCCAGCGCAACTTGGGGCCATTTTATGCGCTTTAAAAATCAAGGGCGAGAGCTTTAAGGAGATTAGCGTCGCTGCAACCACGCTTTTAGAGCATGCCCCTAAGCCTTTTAACAGCGGCTTGGATTTAATAGACAATTGCGGCACAGGGGGCGATGGGCTAAAAACGATTAACATCAGCACGATTGCTGCACTCATTGCCAGCTCTATGGGATTATCTATGGCCAAACACGGATCAAGGAGCGTTTCCAGTCATAGCGGGAGCGCGGATTTGTTGGAAAATTTAGGCGTGAATATTGAAATGAATCCCACGCAGTTAGAGAATTGCTTCAAACAAACGCATTTTGGGTTTTTATTCGCGCCCTTATACCATCAAAGTTTTAAAAAATCCGCCCCTTTAAGAAAAGAGCTTTTCACTAAAACGATTTTTAATTGCTTAGGGCCTTTAATCAACCCCTTAAGGCCCAAAATCCAGCTTTTAGGCGTGTATGACAAATCCTTGTGTAAGACCATGGCGCTAGCGTTAAAGGCTTTAGGCGTTAAAAGGGCGATGGTGGTTAATGGAGGGGGGACAGATGAAATCGTGTTGCATGACATTACGCATGCATGTGAATTGAAAAATAATGAAATTTTAGAGTATGACTTGAGCGCTAAAGATTTTGATTTACCCCCCTATGATTTGAAAGAATTACAGATTGAAAACGCAAAAGAAAGCGTTCAAGCGTGTTTAGATATTTTAGAAAATAAAGGCAAAGATTCGCATACGATGGTGGTTGTGGCGAATGTGACGAGTTTGTTGTATTTGAGCCATAGGGCTAAAGATTTAAAAGAGGGCGTGGGCATGACTTTAGAGCATTTAAAAACCAAAGCGCCTTATGCGCATTTGCAAAAAATCATAAGGCTAAGCCATGCCTAG
- a CDS encoding aminodeoxychorismate/anthranilate synthase component II: MKIFFIDNFDSFSYNLVYELECLGYEVAVYQNDIDPSYLMGLMNEESKTPLLFISPGPGNPSSSGNLLEIIAMAKKKFPILGVCLGLQALAQSYGAKIIRSKEIVHGKATTIALKKHAVFKGLGESMVVGRYHSLMASGLPKNLEVIAEHDNIPMAIVNEEDKILAYQFHPESIMTLQGRALLEQSVGFLEGLL; the protein is encoded by the coding sequence ATGAAAATCTTTTTTATAGATAATTTTGATTCTTTCTCTTATAATTTGGTGTATGAATTAGAGTGTTTGGGTTATGAAGTGGCTGTCTATCAAAACGATATTGATCCGAGTTATCTTATGGGTTTAATGAATGAAGAATCAAAAACGCCTTTATTGTTCATTTCACCCGGGCCAGGTAATCCTAGCAGTTCAGGCAATCTTTTAGAAATCATTGCAATGGCTAAAAAGAAATTCCCTATTTTAGGGGTTTGTTTAGGCTTACAGGCTTTAGCGCAAAGCTATGGGGCTAAAATCATAAGGAGCAAAGAAATCGTGCATGGCAAAGCGACCACTATCGCGCTCAAAAAGCATGCCGTTTTTAAAGGTTTAGGGGAAAGCATGGTGGTGGGGCGTTACCATTCTTTAATGGCGAGCGGGTTGCCTAAAAATTTAGAAGTGATCGCCGAACATGACAATATCCCTATGGCTATTGTCAATGAAGAAGATAAAATCTTAGCCTATCAATTCCACCCTGAAAGCATCATGACTTTACAGGGGAGGGCGTTGTTAGAGCAAAGCGTGGGGTTTTTAGAAGGGTTATTATGA